A genome region from Blautia coccoides includes the following:
- a CDS encoding YdcF family protein, whose product MKTLCIILGSICTFYFIGIAVYAGLSSLFPCIWAAGGVFFYGIAVFLHLNRKHGMLSGFAFPAVLKHGLLVLAVLCVLVFVAVEALIFTGMFHKPSKDLDYIIVLGAQVNGTKLSNSLRLRVERAGEYLEENPEACAVLSGGKGTGEDITEAEAMYRYLVKKGVSPDRLLKEEHSTNTSENLKFSLKIIDTEEDGKGKEASIGVVTNNFHVYRGVALGKKLGCSHIEGIPSKSNTFLQVNYLVREFFGVVKDKAAGNM is encoded by the coding sequence ATGAAGACTTTATGCATTATCTTGGGGAGCATCTGCACTTTTTATTTTATAGGCATTGCCGTCTATGCGGGGCTGTCCTCCCTGTTTCCGTGTATATGGGCAGCGGGCGGTGTCTTCTTTTACGGGATCGCGGTATTTCTCCATTTAAACAGGAAACACGGAATGCTGTCCGGTTTCGCATTCCCTGCGGTCCTGAAACACGGTCTTTTGGTGCTGGCAGTGCTTTGTGTACTTGTTTTTGTGGCAGTGGAAGCCCTGATCTTTACAGGGATGTTCCACAAGCCGTCAAAGGATCTGGATTATATCATCGTACTGGGGGCGCAGGTGAACGGCACGAAACTGAGCAATTCCCTGAGACTCCGTGTGGAGCGTGCCGGAGAGTATCTGGAGGAAAATCCTGAGGCCTGCGCGGTTCTCTCAGGAGGAAAAGGAACAGGGGAGGATATCACAGAGGCGGAGGCAATGTACCGCTATCTTGTGAAAAAAGGAGTTTCTCCTGATCGGCTTCTGAAAGAGGAACACTCCACAAATACCAGTGAGAACCTGAAATTTTCTCTAAAGATCATCGACACAGAGGAAGATGGCAAAGGAAAAGAGGCATCCATCGGAGTAGTGACCAATAATTTTCATGTGTACCGGGGTGTGGCCCTGGGGAAAAAGCTGGGATGCTCTCATATAGAAGGAATCCCCTCCAAAAGCAATACATTCTTACAGGTGAATTACCTTGTGAGAGAATTCTTCGGAGTGGTGAAGGACAAAGCAGCAGGAAATATGTAA
- a CDS encoding SEC-C metal-binding domain-containing protein, translated as MALLQEWRDVAYSQEADKAQLQKFWTNYFLIEKGIYEKLLANPDEVVRGTVKDLADKFEVEVMTMVGFLDGINDSLKVQNPIEEMDENTEVNLGFDKELLYKNMVDAKADWLYELPQWDEIFTEEKKKELYKEQKKSGTIVKGAKIGRNDPCPCGSGKKYKHCCGRNK; from the coding sequence ATGGCATTATTACAGGAATGGAGAGACGTTGCGTATTCTCAGGAAGCAGACAAAGCGCAGCTGCAGAAATTCTGGACCAACTATTTTCTGATTGAAAAAGGAATCTATGAAAAACTTCTGGCCAACCCGGACGAAGTGGTCCGCGGCACAGTGAAAGACCTGGCAGATAAATTTGAAGTAGAAGTTATGACCATGGTCGGATTCCTGGATGGTATTAATGACAGTCTGAAAGTTCAGAACCCTATTGAGGAGATGGACGAGAATACAGAAGTCAATCTGGGATTTGACAAAGAACTTCTCTATAAGAACATGGTGGACGCCAAAGCGGACTGGCTGTATGAACTTCCCCAGTGGGATGAGATTTTTACTGAGGAGAAGAAAAAAGAGCTGTACAAAGAGCAGAAGAAATCCGGCACTATTGTAAAAGGTGCTAAGATCGGACGTAATGATCCGTGTCCATGCGGAAGCGGTAAAAAATATAAACACTGCTGCGGCAGAAATAAATAA
- a CDS encoding AraC family transcriptional regulator gives MRRYFQGCAVSKYISITSLFTIFEEIFDRNYYFEGESHDFWEFVCVLDGTLGVTAGEDILILEKGQSVLHRPMEFHRLWSEGRTEPHIFVISFAADAMPQVKDKQFQLTEENHKTISILRDTAAMVFDREEDTLVKSVRTGREAEAQIFINTAENLLLSVLNGKKQKMDYYESISADNYRRIVRTLEEHIQERLTQADIAGLCSMSEASLKKTFSKYTGIGIMTYFTQMKIRHAMEMLEDGIGINETSERLGFCDRNYFSTVFKRVTGRSPASFLRESGQ, from the coding sequence TTCGACAGGAATTATTATTTTGAGGGAGAGTCCCATGACTTCTGGGAATTTGTCTGTGTGCTGGACGGGACTCTGGGTGTGACGGCGGGGGAAGACATACTGATCCTTGAAAAAGGACAGTCCGTACTGCACCGGCCTATGGAATTCCACCGCCTGTGGTCCGAAGGAAGGACAGAACCCCATATTTTTGTGATCTCCTTTGCCGCGGATGCCATGCCTCAGGTAAAAGACAAGCAGTTTCAATTGACAGAGGAGAACCATAAAACCATTTCAATTTTGAGAGATACGGCAGCTATGGTTTTTGACAGGGAGGAAGATACCCTGGTAAAAAGTGTACGCACGGGCAGGGAGGCAGAGGCACAGATTTTTATCAATACAGCGGAAAATCTTCTTCTGTCTGTGCTGAACGGAAAAAAACAGAAAATGGATTACTATGAATCCATCAGTGCTGACAATTACAGACGTATTGTCCGTACATTGGAGGAACATATCCAGGAGAGACTGACCCAGGCAGACATAGCAGGATTATGCAGCATGAGTGAGGCTTCTCTGAAAAAAACGTTTTCAAAATATACAGGCATTGGAATCATGACCTATTTTACACAGATGAAGATCAGACATGCTATGGAAATGCTGGAAGACGGTATAGGGATCAATGAGACGTCAGAGCGCCTCGGATTCTGTGACAGGAATTATTTCAGCACTGTTTTCAAGCGGGTCACAGGCAGATCCCCCGCATCCTTTCTCCGGGAATCAGGGCAGTGA
- a CDS encoding Gfo/Idh/MocA family protein: MEKLRVGVIGLGCRGYSLLKDVMLHMADVEITAVCDEYEDRAQAAAELTKNKTGKTPLTTVDVQEVLDSSQVDAVVISSAWESHIPLAVKAMYAGKAVGMEVGGAYSIKQCWDLVDAWEATKVPFMLLENCCYGRREMMVMNMAKKGVLGRIVHCKGGYLHDLREEIAGGEENRHYRLRNYIHRNAENYPTHELGPIAQILNINRGNRMLTLSSMASKAEGLLEYLTDRGQEIRGFSQGDVVNTTIKCAGGETILLTLNTTLPRFYSRDFTVCGTKGMYEEATDSIFLDKKDVEYDFKWKEKWGNAADYESEYEHPTWKKFLAEGIQGGHDGMDWLEFEAFFDSVRNHRPCPIDVYDAAAWMCISVLSEESIALGGQPVAVPDFTNGKWILPSQGK, from the coding sequence ATGGAAAAACTAAGAGTAGGGGTAATAGGACTTGGATGCAGAGGATACAGCCTTTTAAAAGACGTTATGCTGCATATGGCGGATGTGGAGATCACAGCCGTCTGCGACGAATATGAGGACAGGGCGCAGGCTGCGGCAGAGCTTACCAAAAATAAGACAGGAAAAACGCCGCTTACCACAGTGGATGTGCAGGAGGTACTGGACAGCAGCCAGGTGGATGCAGTTGTCATATCCTCCGCCTGGGAGAGTCATATTCCTCTTGCTGTAAAAGCTATGTACGCGGGCAAGGCGGTAGGCATGGAAGTGGGAGGCGCTTACAGTATCAAACAGTGCTGGGATTTGGTGGATGCCTGGGAAGCCACAAAGGTTCCGTTCATGCTTCTGGAAAACTGCTGTTACGGCAGAAGAGAAATGATGGTTATGAACATGGCAAAAAAAGGTGTATTGGGCAGAATCGTCCACTGCAAAGGCGGTTATCTCCATGACCTGCGTGAAGAGATTGCAGGGGGAGAAGAAAACCGCCATTACCGCCTGAGAAATTACATACACAGGAACGCAGAGAACTATCCGACCCATGAATTAGGCCCCATAGCCCAGATCCTTAATATCAACAGGGGCAACCGAATGCTGACTCTGAGTTCCATGGCATCAAAAGCAGAGGGACTTTTGGAGTATCTGACAGACCGCGGGCAGGAAATTCGGGGATTTTCCCAGGGGGATGTGGTGAATACCACCATAAAATGCGCCGGAGGTGAAACCATTCTTCTCACCCTCAACACCACACTGCCCAGATTCTACAGCCGGGATTTCACAGTATGCGGGACAAAGGGAATGTATGAAGAGGCCACCGATTCTATTTTCCTGGATAAAAAAGATGTGGAATATGATTTTAAATGGAAAGAGAAATGGGGAAATGCTGCGGATTATGAGAGCGAATATGAACATCCCACCTGGAAGAAGTTTCTTGCCGAAGGGATCCAGGGCGGTCATGACGGGATGGACTGGTTGGAATTTGAAGCGTTTTTTGACAGTGTGAGGAATCACAGGCCATGCCCCATTGATGTATACGATGCAGCCGCTTGGATGTGTATCAGTGTCCTCTCGGAAGAGTCCATTGCCCTTGGGGGTCAGCCGGTGGCAGTTCCGGATTTCACAAACGGAAAATGGATACTGCCAAGTCAGGGAAAGTAA